The nucleotide sequence AAAAGAACCCAAATTTACTTTTCAGGATAACTCAGTCTAAAGTCCAGTTCTACGACAAAGTTCTTTTCTCTTACTGATAAGAGAGTAATTTGAAATAATTCTTTTCTTTTATCCACTCCTAATTGATAATAAAAACACTTAAATACTCTCCATCATCATATATTATTGATCCTTATGGCAGACATAAAAAATAGTAAAACTGCAGAAAACTTAAGGCACGCATTTATGGGAGAAGCAATGGCAAACAGAAGATACCTATTCTTCGCCAAGACTGCTGATGAAGAAGGATATCCTGAATTAGCTCAATTAATGAGAAGTATAGCTGAAGGTGAAACAGCCCACGCATTCGGACATTTAGACTACATAAAACAAGGAGGAATTGGTGATCCAGCCACAGACAAACCAATAAGGACATTAGAAGAAATGTTACAATCTGCAATAGCTGGAGAGACTTACGAATGGACACAGATGTACCCTGGTTATGCAAAGCAAGCTAGAGAAGAGGGATTTGAAGACGTTGCAGAGTGGTTCGAGACTTTAGCAAGAGCTGAGAAGAGCCACGCAGAGAAATTCACCAAGGCTTTAGAGTTACTTAAGGGAGGCAAGTAATGTATACTTTAAATCCAAGTAATCCTTCTTTTTTTAATTCTGAGAAATTATACTCTGAATTCATTAGACAAGCAACAGTTTGTCATGGCTGTAGAATGTGTGTAAACTATTGTGATTCCTTCCCTGTATTGTTTAAAAAAATCGACAGTAAAGAACAGGATCTAAACAAGCTTACCCTGGATGACTTATTTGACGTTGCGTCAAAGTGTTTCCACTGTAAACTTTGTTATGTGAATTGCCCCTATGTCCCCCCACATGAATTTAACATGGATTTTCCCAGCCTAATGGAATGGGCTTGGTTATATTACAAGAGCAAAACTGGACTCAGAATTAAAGATTACATGTTTGAAATGTTGGATGCAACCAACTTAGCAAGACCTTTAGTGAAACATTTAATGCAAAAAGGAAAAGAAGTTCTTGGACTACATAAAGACGCCCCCACTTTGCCCGTTTCTGAAAAAGGTTTGAAGGAAAAAGTTAAGCCCAAGAAAATAGAAAATCCCAAGGCTAAAGTTGCACTATTCACTACTTGCCTTGTGGATAACTTCTTTACAGATATAGGTGAAGATCTAATAGAAGTCTATAACTCTTTAGGTATAGAAGTTATAATACCTAACTTTTTGTGTTGCGGTGCTCCAATGCTTGATGCTGGAGATGTTAACAGACTAAAGAAGAATGCAGAACATAATATGAAATTAATTGAAGAGCTTGTGAATAAGGGCTATGACATTGTTGTACCGATCCCTACATGTGCTCTAATGATCAAAGAATACCATAGGGTTCTTGATAAAAAAGTACCTAAAGTTTATGACTCTATTGAGTATCTACAAAAGCTGAAAAATGAGGGCAAAATTGAATTAAATGCCAAATTTGACAAGACCATATACTATCATCCACCTTGCCATTTAAAGTACTTGCAAGTTGGTCTGCCAGGACCACGATTACTTAGAACTCTAGGAGCCAAGGTCGAGATATCAAATAAGGGCTGTTCAGGGATTGACGGAGGATGGGGTTTAAGGAATTACGATACAGCTAGAAGAGTTGGAAGTAAAATGATGGAGTCGTTTAAGCAAAGTAAAGCTGATGTATTCATGACTGAGTGCCCACTTGCTGGGCTTCAAATTGAAAAAGCCTCTAATAAGAGGCCGTTACATCCTATACAGTTATTAAAGGAGGCGATGAAAAACGGTTAAGTTAAGTGTAGAAGAATTCCTTCCATGGAAAGAGTATGAAAAGGTAAGGAGAGAGAGAGTTAAAAGGATAGTTGAAATAAAGAAGATAAGAAGAGTGAGTTTAGGAGATAGATTATCATTACTATTTGAGAACAGAGACACAGTAGCGCACCAAATACAGGAGATGATATATCTAGATAAGTTATATAAGAAGGAGGATATTCTCAGGGAAATACAGGTCTACTCTACGCTGTTACCATGCAACGGAAAACTTAAGGCTACACTCTATATTCATGCATATGACTTCAAGGACTTAGACTGGGTATTTGACAATCTAGGTGGAATTTATAATGAGGTTTACCTGAAAGTGGGAAGTAAATTAATACAAGGGGAGCCTGAGGGAGGGAGGGAACAGGGTAGAGAGTTCTCAACGGTTCAATACCTGATTTTTGATCTTCAGGGAGAAAAGAGTACAGATATGGAGTTACAAGTACTTCACAAGAACTACAAATACACAGTGAAACTGGATAAG is from Sulfolobus acidocaldarius DSM 639 and encodes:
- a CDS encoding heterodisulfide reductase-related iron-sulfur binding cluster, whose protein sequence is MYTLNPSNPSFFNSEKLYSEFIRQATVCHGCRMCVNYCDSFPVLFKKIDSKEQDLNKLTLDDLFDVASKCFHCKLCYVNCPYVPPHEFNMDFPSLMEWAWLYYKSKTGLRIKDYMFEMLDATNLARPLVKHLMQKGKEVLGLHKDAPTLPVSEKGLKEKVKPKKIENPKAKVALFTTCLVDNFFTDIGEDLIEVYNSLGIEVIIPNFLCCGAPMLDAGDVNRLKKNAEHNMKLIEELVNKGYDIVVPIPTCALMIKEYHRVLDKKVPKVYDSIEYLQKLKNEGKIELNAKFDKTIYYHPPCHLKYLQVGLPGPRLLRTLGAKVEISNKGCSGIDGGWGLRNYDTARRVGSKMMESFKQSKADVFMTECPLAGLQIEKASNKRPLHPIQLLKEAMKNG
- a CDS encoding rubrerythrin family protein; translation: MADIKNSKTAENLRHAFMGEAMANRRYLFFAKTADEEGYPELAQLMRSIAEGETAHAFGHLDYIKQGGIGDPATDKPIRTLEEMLQSAIAGETYEWTQMYPGYAKQAREEGFEDVAEWFETLARAEKSHAEKFTKALELLKGGK